The Naumovozyma dairenensis CBS 421 chromosome 1, complete genome genomic interval GATAACATGTCTCATATGAAGACTGCTACTACTGTATCCATCCGTCCTAATAATTCTCACCAAGATAGTATACCGAAAGGTTTACCCAAGTTGAAATTCCATAGTTTATAAGTACGTAATAATCCATATCGAAGAGATTAGAATTGGATATATACATTAAAATATACTTTAATAATAccaacaaaaaataattacaaTTATATCTTATCTTGTCTATTACAACTTATCGAAATGTTGGGGGCTCACAAGCGTCTGGTACCTTTTGcgttatttattaattatttgCTGGTGGTATGATTTAATTGTCCAAATGTAAAGACGCTGATCAATCAGTTTTATGGGAAATGGGAAATGGGGAAACATGGAAGAAAGAACAAGGATGATTTATAAgcaataaaatatataagttGACATTAGAGAGAATGATTATACAGAACACAAAAATGAGGAAACTCGTTTATAATTGATTAACTATTCAATTCATATCCCAGTGCTATATATCTGCTGATATCTTAATAGGTGTTTTTTTTGAACgtaaaagaagaagatatattGAAGAGTTTGACTAAATATGTCGATGGTAGTTACAattaaattgattcaaGAGGCTGTTTTGAGACCACATCAAATGCATCAACAACTAGCAGGTTATGATGCTGATACGATAGTGTATCAACTCATTACCTTACTTATAAATTCCAATTGCATAGATGAAACCacattgaaatatataactAGATTCTTTACTCCAGAGACTTTCCAAATGTTGGTACTCCAAAGAATTAACAATAAACGTTGTGGATACCCACTTTGCGATAAGCCTGTCTCACATATAAACCATTCTGATGCATTTTCTCTCATTAATACTAAGACATCGTATTTCAATAAGTTTTGTAGTGACCTGCATATGAAATCAACAAGTTTCTTGCAAGCCCAATTATTAACAACCCCCCTAAGGGAAAGAGTTGGTATccatttgatttcaaattatgATATTGACAAATTCCAGAGAGAAAATATaatgtataataatatcgttttatttgaagaatatatacgAGAAAAAACATTAGATCAAGATTTGGATTCCATCATGAAAAGCTTAGAAACTTTAgaattccaaatttaaCTGATTGAAACTAATTAATCATGTAACCATTGCATTATACATAGACGTTTTCATTTCAAGTCGTTTCAACTACAGATttaaacaaacaataacgagaaaaaaaataagaactATGACGAAACTGTATTGTGTTTCCATCCCTTCAAGTTATACTAATATTAGAATACATTtaattatttgttttaatGTCCATACTTTTAtgcatttttatttacagGTTATTCACATTTTATCTTTGTAATTGAGTTATTTTCTGGCTTTTTTATGTGATGTATTATCACTTATAGTCTTAAAATTTATACTTCTCTAGAATTGTAGGAAGATCTCGACCTTTAATGAATGGTGACACAAAGGGTAAATCATTCTTCGCCATAATATTAAATCTATTGACCCTTTTATCAAACATTCTTTGTGTTTTGCTCTGGAAATATTTCACTGGACCGTTACTTTGATGTTTACCCACtagtttcttttctttgaacTCTTTAAAGAATTCTTTTCGTTTATTCATTTCAATATAAAGACTATAAATTGTCCTCTTGATAGGTTTTACCCAAGTATTAACACATTCTAGATCTATCGTTTTAGTACCAGGAGCTTTTCTAAGCACATCTTTATCCAGACAATTATTAACCTGAGT includes:
- the RTR2 gene encoding putative protein-serine/threonine phosphatase (similar to Saccharomyces cerevisiae YDR066C and YER139C; ancestral locus Anc_8.181), which gives rise to MSMVVTIKLIQEAVLRPHQMHQQLAGYDADTIVYQLITLLINSNCIDETTLKYITRFFTPETFQMLVLQRINNKRCGYPLCDKPVSHINHSDAFSLINTKTSYFNKFCSDLHMKSTSFLQAQLLTTPLRERVGIHLISNYDIDKFQRENIMYNNIVLFEEYIREKTLDQDLDSIMKSLETLEFQI